The genomic window AACTTTTGCAATCTTAAAACATACAAACGCTTGTGGTATTGCTTCTCGTCCTACTGTTAAACAAGCCTGGATTGATGCATTAGCCTGCGATCCGGTTTCTGCTTTTGGTGGTGTATTGATTACCAATGTTGCAGTAGATTTAGAAACAGCCCTAGAAATCAACAATCTTTTCTTTGAAGTGTTAATTGCTCCTGCTTACCAAGCAGAAGCGATTGAGTTATTCAGCAAAAAGAAAAACCGCGTTATTTTACGACGTAACAAGGTTGAGTTGAGCAAAAAACAATTTAAAACCTTATTAAACGGTGTAATTGAGCAGGATAAAGATTTAATTATCGAAGGTCCTGAACAAATGACAACTGTTACCGATAAAGCACCAACTGCACAAGAGTTAAAAGATTTGTTCTTTGCCAACAAAATTGTAAAACATACAAAATCGAACACCATTGTTTTGGTTAAGGATGATGTTTTAATTGCAAGCGGCGTTGGCCAAACTTCACGTGTTGATGCCTTAAGACAAGCGATTGAAAAAGCAGCGGCTTTCGGATTCAGTGTTAAAGGTGCTGCTATGGCTTCTGATGCTTTCTTCCCTTTCCCTGATTGCGTTGAAATTGCTGCCGAAGCCGGAATTACAGCTGTTCTGCAGCCAGGCGGATCGATTAAAGATGCTGATTCTGTTGCTAAAGCAAACGAAAAAGGTATTGCAATGGTAACCACTGGGGTAAGACACTTTAAACACTAATCAAGCTTAAAGCCTAAAGACTAAAGCTTAAAGTGAAGATTCTTATAAAGCCTAATGGCTTAAAACTTTAGTCTTTTAGCTTTGGTCTTTTAGCTATTTATTTTCTGAACATTTTAATTGCCTTAAAAACAATTTAATAACTGAAGAAAATAAAACTTAAAACAATAAAAAAGCTATTTTTACATTAGGAATAGTATAGATTTGATAAAATAAAGAAAACATACCTTATACATGGGATTATTTAACTGGTTTACGCAAGAAGTTGCCATCGATTTAGGCACTGCGAATACCCTGATTATACATAACGACAAAGTAGTTGTAGATGAGCCATCTATCGTTGCTTTCGATCGTACTACAAACAAAGTCATTGCTATAGGTCGTCAGGCAATGCAAATGGAGGGTAAAACCCACGATAATATTAAAACTGTTCGTCCATTAAAAGATGGTGTTATTGCCGATTTCAACGCTGCTGAAGCAATGATTAAAGGCATGATCCGCATGCTTAATGGCGGTAAAGGATGGATGTTCCCATCTTTACGTATGGTAATCTGTATTCCATCCGGTATTACTGAAGTAGAAAAACGTGCGGTGCGCGATTCAGCTGAAATTGCAGGAGCAAAAGAGGTATACTTAATCCACGAGCCAATGGCAGCTGCCGTAGGTATTGGGATTGATGTAGAAGAGCCAATGGGTAACATGATTATCGATATAGGTGGCGGTACGACAGAAATTGCGGTTATCGCTTTATCAGGTATCGTGTGCGATCAATCTATCCGCGTTGCGGGAGATAACTTCGACTCTGATATTGTGAACTACATCCGCCGTCAACACAATATTATGATTGGTGACCGTACCGCTGAAAAAATTAAAATTGAAGTTGGTGCAGCTTTACCTGAATTACAGGATGCTCCTGCTGATTTCGCAGTTCAAGGTCGCGATTTAATGACCGGTGTACCTAAACAGATTACGGTTTCTTATACCGAAATTGCACACTGTTTGGATAAATCGATCTCTAAAATTGAAGAAGCAATTTTAAAAGCTTTAGAGATTACGCCTCCAGAGCTTTCGGCTGATATTTACCAAACTGGTATCTATTTAACCGGTGGTGGTGCATTGTTAAGAGGTTTAGATAAGCGTGTAGCTGCTAAAACCAAATTACCGGTTCACGTTGCAGAAGATCCACTTCGTGCAGTAGTTCGTGGAACCGGCATCGCCCTTAAAAACATTGGCGGATATAAATTCTTAATGCAATAACCTTGATTTGAGATATGAGATGTGAGATTTGAGACTAATTATCCAAACTCATATCTCATATCTTACATCTCATATCTCATGAGCAATGCGTAACCTTTGGATTTTCATCAGCAGATACAACGCATTTTTCTTATTTATCATTTTTTTTATCGTAGGGATCTATCTAACGGTGAAAAACAACTCCTATCAGCGTAGCGTAACTTTAAACTCAAGCAATGAGGTAGTGGGTACCGCATACGAAAGGTTAAATGTTTTTAAACGATACTTAAACCTGGGTATGGTTAACGATAGCCTTGCGGCCGAAAATGCCAAGCTTAAAAGCCAGTTATTAGGATTAACTACGGTAGATACGACCAAAGATGTTAAAGTGGTAGATACCGTTACCAATCAGCA from Flavobacterium sp. W4I14 includes these protein-coding regions:
- a CDS encoding rod shape-determining protein MreB (product_source=KO:K03569; cath_funfam=3.30.420.40,3.90.640.10; cog=COG1077; ko=KO:K03569; pfam=PF06723; superfamily=53067; tigrfam=TIGR00904); the protein is MGLFNWFTQEVAIDLGTANTLIIHNDKVVVDEPSIVAFDRTTNKVIAIGRQAMQMEGKTHDNIKTVRPLKDGVIADFNAAEAMIKGMIRMLNGGKGWMFPSLRMVICIPSGITEVEKRAVRDSAEIAGAKEVYLIHEPMAAAVGIGIDVEEPMGNMIIDIGGGTTEIAVIALSGIVCDQSIRVAGDNFDSDIVNYIRRQHNIMIGDRTAEKIKIEVGAALPELQDAPADFAVQGRDLMTGVPKQITVSYTEIAHCLDKSISKIEEAILKALEITPPELSADIYQTGIYLTGGGALLRGLDKRVAAKTKLPVHVAEDPLRAVVRGTGIALKNIGGYKFLMQ